The following proteins come from a genomic window of Candidatus Saccharibacteria bacterium oral taxon 488:
- a CDS encoding glycosyltransferase family 4 protein encodes MRRQQRLRIALVTDDFYPASGGIGRSIQTQISELVSLGHEVTLLAPRHFLERPTGCKTVVVPSFYIPGTPSHMCVLKCGRRSAWRICRQHRFDIIHSQTERGGLMLAARIAKEQGIPHIHTFHANLAGTHTSQPFGAFWGSMAYLFLINPMISMIADKRLDQPVFFAPKSPDAPGILARFDWHTMATVASRVDAFTAPADFMTQRISDCASWLDERSHIVPTGVNPNLSHAIAHTERHRTDRTIRFLSVCRLAPEKRVDAIIRAFVQADLPNAELHIIGDGKQLKLRLLAEKHQGIIFHGHVSCVKQMAEAFVNADVFVLASHGFDTQAMTIGEAVTAGLPIIYCDPRLTVGTTKDNSILARDPSVEQLAAAMRQMADDTRRRQMARASSRLASELSPEHMTSQYLTIYRDLIARTV; translated from the coding sequence ATGAGGAGACAGCAGCGACTGCGGATCGCATTGGTGACTGACGATTTTTATCCGGCATCCGGCGGTATCGGACGGTCGATCCAGACGCAAATTAGCGAATTGGTTAGCTTGGGGCACGAGGTAACCCTGCTCGCGCCGCGACATTTTTTGGAGCGGCCAACTGGCTGCAAAACCGTTGTCGTCCCCTCATTCTACATCCCGGGCACGCCCTCGCACATGTGCGTCCTCAAGTGTGGCCGGCGTAGCGCCTGGCGTATCTGCCGCCAGCACCGCTTTGATATCATCCACAGCCAGACGGAGCGGGGCGGCCTGATGTTGGCGGCACGCATCGCCAAAGAGCAGGGCATCCCCCACATCCACACCTTTCACGCCAATCTCGCCGGCACTCACACGTCGCAGCCATTCGGTGCGTTTTGGGGGTCGATGGCGTATCTATTTTTGATCAATCCAATGATTTCGATGATCGCCGATAAACGGCTTGACCAGCCAGTATTCTTTGCACCAAAAAGCCCCGACGCACCGGGGATCTTGGCCCGATTTGACTGGCACACCATGGCGACCGTTGCCTCGCGCGTCGATGCCTTTACCGCACCGGCTGACTTTATGACCCAGCGGATCAGCGACTGCGCATCGTGGCTGGACGAGCGCTCGCACATCGTACCGACCGGCGTTAATCCTAATCTCAGCCATGCCATCGCCCATACAGAACGCCACCGCACCGACCGCACCATCCGCTTTTTGAGCGTCTGCCGCCTGGCACCCGAAAAGCGCGTTGACGCCATCATTCGCGCCTTTGTTCAAGCCGACCTACCGAACGCCGAGCTACACATCATCGGTGACGGCAAACAGCTCAAGCTCCGACTGCTCGCCGAAAAGCACCAGGGCATTATCTTTCACGGGCATGTCTCGTGCGTCAAGCAGATGGCCGAGGCGTTCGTCAATGCCGACGTCTTCGTCCTCGCCTCGCACGGCTTTGATACCCAGGCCATGACCATCGGTGAAGCGGTGACTGCGGGACTGCCGATCATCTACTGCGACCCGCGATTGACCGTCGGCACCACGAAAGATAACAGTATCCTGGCGCGCGACCCGTCAGTCGAGCAATTGGCGGCCGCGATGCGTCAGATGGCCGACGATACACGGCGCCGTCAGATGGCCCGCGCCTCATCCCGCCTAGCATCTGAGCTCAGCCCAGAACATATGACCAGCCAATATCTAACAATTTACCGCGACTTGATAGCGCGTACGGTATAA
- a CDS encoding sortase, which produces MNPHDDQFGRRVGAPISSQPRPLTPPPRDYSGSQAAAANVIRDQINAIYGGRGTESTPHTTPVVQPRPIEQPHPEPTERTTVTPPPRTPSPHALNTAPPTTQPAQPAAASSPAHPAHITESPQPQPANKSTDKPTVAPPTTQPQPAAPAKTPTHQPQITADQWKQYHSSWQKYYQMYYERYYASHLDQKQQEFNRLVQSARNANTAAAPAMTDMLSAQSPIKRLRAQIQQTVRDKAKKVTKSRHFIPALAGVLVLLAFVFLQYNRVLFGIAAAYTTPGNVDPQNIIVNPASNAAVGPDPRLIIPKLNVDVPVIYGVNAADHNAQMKAMEKGAAHFAIAGANAVPGQVGNAVFSAHSSNDAFAAGDYKFVFAQNEKLVKDDIIYMHYQGKRYTYAVTKKEVVLPNEVSRVQIQTDKPMLTLISCVPLGTAEKRLLVFAEQISPDPSGATKSTEPVTTQSGAIPGKPSPTLLERLFGAKE; this is translated from the coding sequence ATGAATCCTCATGACGATCAGTTTGGCAGGCGAGTGGGAGCGCCAATCTCGAGTCAGCCTCGTCCGCTTACGCCGCCGCCACGTGATTATTCCGGCTCGCAAGCTGCTGCCGCCAACGTTATTCGTGATCAAATTAATGCTATTTACGGCGGTCGCGGCACCGAATCAACGCCACACACCACACCGGTGGTTCAGCCGCGCCCTATAGAGCAGCCACATCCAGAACCGACCGAGCGCACCACTGTCACGCCGCCACCGCGCACACCAAGCCCGCACGCCCTGAACACCGCGCCACCGACCACGCAGCCGGCCCAACCAGCCGCAGCGTCATCTCCCGCTCATCCCGCTCACATCACCGAGTCACCTCAGCCCCAACCAGCGAACAAGTCAACGGACAAGCCCACCGTCGCGCCACCAACCACACAGCCGCAACCGGCCGCCCCGGCCAAAACTCCCACTCATCAGCCGCAAATCACCGCCGATCAGTGGAAGCAGTACCACAGCTCGTGGCAAAAATACTACCAGATGTACTACGAGCGCTACTATGCCTCGCACCTTGATCAAAAGCAGCAGGAGTTTAACCGGCTGGTCCAGTCTGCTCGCAACGCTAACACCGCCGCCGCGCCGGCCATGACCGATATGCTGTCCGCCCAAAGCCCCATCAAGCGCCTCCGTGCCCAGATCCAGCAGACCGTCCGCGACAAGGCCAAAAAAGTCACCAAGTCACGCCATTTCATCCCGGCACTCGCCGGCGTGTTGGTGCTACTGGCGTTCGTCTTTTTGCAGTACAACCGCGTTCTGTTCGGCATCGCCGCCGCCTACACCACCCCGGGCAATGTTGATCCACAAAACATCATTGTCAATCCAGCAAGCAATGCCGCTGTCGGCCCCGACCCACGGCTGATCATCCCTAAACTCAACGTTGATGTACCGGTCATTTATGGCGTCAACGCGGCCGACCATAACGCTCAAATGAAAGCAATGGAGAAGGGCGCTGCTCACTTCGCGATCGCTGGTGCTAACGCCGTGCCCGGCCAAGTTGGTAATGCCGTCTTCTCGGCGCACTCTTCTAACGATGCCTTCGCTGCCGGTGACTATAAGTTTGTCTTTGCCCAAAACGAAAAGCTCGTCAAAGACGACATCATCTACATGCACTACCAGGGCAAGCGCTACACCTACGCCGTCACCAAAAAAGAAGTCGTCCTGCCGAACGAGGTCAGCCGTGTTCAAATTCAGACCGACAAGCCAATGCTCACCCTGATTAGCTGCGTACCGCTCGGCACCGCTGAAAAACGCCTCTTGGTCTTTGCCGAGCAAATCAGCCCCGACCCATCTGGCGCTACCAAATCAACCGAGCCAGTCACCACGCAGTCCGGCGCTATCCCCGGCAAGCCATCGCCAACACTACTGGAGCGATTATTTGGCGCCAAGGAATAA
- a CDS encoding glutamate--tRNA ligase — MTTRTRFAPSPTGFLHVGGIRTALFAFLVARQAGGQFILRLEDTDKVREVAGSREHLIASLKALHLDYDEGPDIGGPHGPYIQSQRLDHYRQWAQKLIDAGRAYADPYTPEQIQAFRDAAQAEKRAFRYRDHRPDNPPEWDGTTPLRFKAEPKSYTYHDEVMGDVTTSPEVVDDFILIKSDGYPTYNFAHIIDDAEMNITHVIRGQEFISSMPNYLALYEALGLPRPVFAHLPHIMNEQGNKKLGKRDGAKDVLDYIRDGYLPEALDSFIATMGWNDGTEQETFTMSELTAKFSLDRVQRSGARFDEKRLLWANGQFIRSLALDDLVRRANDFWPDSAAAADEDYRQRVLALAQDRLKTLRDLGGFGYFFAEPEINMELIDSNKQLKKLSEHERRELLETAHQELANLTDWTPELVQTRLNELLEITGQKPGILFSLIRIAITWAPFSPQLNDTLALIGRERTLARLERGIDAFSAGVSLS; from the coding sequence ATGACTACACGCACTCGTTTCGCACCCTCGCCAACAGGGTTCTTGCACGTTGGCGGCATTCGCACCGCATTATTTGCTTTTCTCGTCGCCCGGCAGGCTGGCGGGCAATTTATCTTGCGCCTCGAAGACACTGACAAGGTTCGCGAAGTCGCCGGCAGCCGCGAGCATCTCATCGCCAGCCTCAAGGCACTGCACCTCGACTATGACGAAGGCCCGGACATTGGCGGGCCACACGGGCCGTACATCCAAAGCCAGCGGCTTGATCATTACCGCCAGTGGGCACAGAAATTAATCGACGCTGGTCGTGCCTACGCTGATCCCTACACGCCCGAGCAAATCCAAGCGTTTCGTGACGCCGCTCAGGCCGAGAAGCGCGCCTTTCGCTACCGTGATCATCGCCCCGACAATCCACCGGAGTGGGACGGCACCACGCCGCTGCGCTTCAAGGCTGAGCCCAAAAGCTACACCTACCACGACGAGGTCATGGGTGACGTCACCACCAGCCCCGAGGTCGTTGACGACTTCATCCTCATCAAGTCTGACGGCTACCCGACCTACAATTTTGCCCACATCATCGACGACGCCGAGATGAATATCACTCACGTTATTCGCGGCCAAGAGTTCATCTCGAGCATGCCAAATTATCTGGCACTCTACGAAGCGCTGGGCTTGCCGCGGCCGGTTTTCGCACATCTGCCACACATCATGAACGAGCAGGGTAACAAGAAATTAGGCAAGCGCGACGGCGCCAAGGACGTGCTGGATTATATCCGTGATGGCTATCTGCCAGAGGCGCTGGATAGCTTTATCGCCACCATGGGCTGGAACGACGGCACCGAGCAAGAGACCTTCACCATGAGCGAATTGACCGCCAAATTCAGCCTCGACCGCGTGCAGCGCTCCGGCGCTCGCTTTGACGAAAAACGACTATTGTGGGCTAATGGGCAATTTATCCGTTCGCTAGCACTAGACGATTTAGTCCGGCGGGCCAACGATTTTTGGCCAGATAGTGCAGCTGCGGCAGATGAGGATTATCGCCAGCGCGTTCTGGCCCTGGCGCAAGACCGCTTAAAAACCCTGCGTGACCTCGGCGGATTTGGCTACTTCTTTGCGGAGCCCGAGATTAACATGGAGCTCATCGACAGCAACAAACAACTCAAGAAATTGTCTGAGCATGAGCGGCGCGAATTGCTAGAGACTGCCCACCAGGAGCTCGCTAACCTCACCGACTGGACACCAGAGTTAGTCCAGACTCGGCTGAACGAATTGCTAGAAATTACCGGCCAAAAGCCCGGCATTCTCTTTAGCCTCATCCGTATCGCCATCACATGGGCGCCGTTTAGCCCGCAGCTGAATGACACGCTGGCGCTGATCGGCCGCGAGCGCACACTGGCGCGGCTTGAGCGGGGAATTGACGCGTTCTCGGCGGGCGTGAGTCTATCATAA
- a CDS encoding PEGA domain-containing protein: MYRKQKRGLELARRTLIYTIMVLAVCTLAFILIFHTLGYQLNLKTQTVEQRALVQYDSRPQGARVSVDGMELGKTHIKGMLPEGQHQFSMRLDGYDEWRKVVEVKAGTLTWLSYARLVPSERVVSSVKEFSSLASVRFSPNWRFMLGVMQATDAPKIVWGDLRDSDKPKFNEVTLDTSVVAGYGGQATAHTFKIVEWDSGNRYAILKHTYVVEGQGEKVQWLKVDRENKTVVDIAKVIGLELKDVRFLGESGNELYVLQSSGELRRADLNAATISAPLISHVQSFSVYGTDYITYVGTNGTSKLQLAGIWRKDWTEPVVVRRQTEAEASTPLMIKFSRYDNKDVLVVGVGSAVTLHMGAALDGSSSSASKLLSRVKSIAAGEQLAELDLSGTGRFVLMRTGAGFMSYDIERQSVSHDTALPTGTTLDWLDDYHVWSVEGGKLVMREFDGANQSTMLEASEGFDASLSHDGDWLYAFRRADNGTVTMSRLRMTIKR; the protein is encoded by the coding sequence ATGTATCGAAAACAAAAGCGTGGTCTAGAACTTGCTCGGAGGACACTGATTTATACCATTATGGTGCTGGCGGTGTGTACGCTGGCATTTATTTTGATTTTTCATACGCTTGGCTATCAGCTGAATCTTAAGACGCAGACGGTTGAGCAGCGGGCGCTGGTGCAGTATGATTCGCGGCCACAAGGCGCACGGGTGTCGGTCGATGGCATGGAGCTCGGCAAGACGCATATTAAAGGCATGCTTCCTGAGGGGCAGCATCAATTTTCCATGCGCCTGGATGGCTATGACGAGTGGCGCAAGGTCGTCGAGGTTAAGGCCGGGACACTGACCTGGCTATCATATGCGCGGCTGGTGCCGAGTGAGCGGGTGGTGAGTTCGGTCAAGGAATTTTCGTCGCTGGCCTCGGTGCGATTTTCGCCAAATTGGCGGTTCATGCTGGGCGTGATGCAAGCGACCGATGCACCAAAGATCGTTTGGGGCGATTTGCGCGATTCGGATAAGCCAAAGTTTAATGAGGTAACATTGGATACGTCGGTGGTGGCGGGTTACGGCGGCCAGGCGACGGCGCACACGTTTAAGATTGTTGAGTGGGATTCGGGTAATCGCTACGCCATTCTCAAACACACCTACGTGGTCGAAGGCCAAGGCGAAAAAGTCCAGTGGCTGAAAGTCGACCGCGAGAATAAAACAGTGGTTGATATCGCGAAAGTGATCGGGCTGGAACTAAAAGACGTGCGCTTCCTTGGTGAGAGCGGCAATGAACTCTATGTACTGCAGTCAAGTGGCGAATTACGGCGAGCGGACTTAAACGCGGCGACGATTTCTGCGCCGCTGATCAGTCATGTGCAATCGTTCTCGGTGTATGGTACGGATTATATCACCTACGTTGGGACGAATGGCACGAGCAAGCTGCAGCTGGCGGGCATTTGGCGCAAGGACTGGACTGAGCCAGTGGTCGTGCGGCGACAGACTGAGGCAGAGGCTTCGACGCCGTTGATGATTAAGTTTTCGCGCTATGATAATAAAGACGTGCTGGTGGTCGGCGTTGGCTCGGCAGTGACGCTGCACATGGGCGCGGCGCTGGACGGGTCGAGCTCGTCGGCATCAAAATTACTGAGCCGCGTCAAGTCGATCGCTGCCGGCGAGCAATTAGCTGAACTTGACCTGAGCGGTACCGGGCGGTTTGTCTTGATGCGCACGGGGGCTGGTTTTATGAGTTATGACATTGAGCGGCAATCGGTGTCGCACGATACGGCGCTGCCGACGGGGACGACGCTTGATTGGCTGGATGATTATCATGTGTGGAGCGTCGAGGGCGGCAAGCTGGTGATGCGCGAGTTCGACGGCGCTAATCAATCGACGATGCTGGAGGCCAGCGAAGGGTTCGATGCGTCACTGTCGCACGACGGCGACTGGCTGTATGCTTTCCGCCGAGCCGATAACGGCACGGTAACGATGTCACGGCTGCGCATGACGATCAAGCGCTAA
- a CDS encoding D-alanyl-D-alanine carboxypeptidase family protein, with translation MKHGVGRAVVAMVLAAWTTLTLLMINGGTQLVNQTSASVANSPLYNFQPVTIRLDRTNRDLTFPSWKYLQTRKIWSYVSGKQGIDPAFEPPLTDITDGTPSWIEDKRVQPMVKEPLEQLRQAAATAKLPVLVSSAYRSGTAQAKVRTETTAKNGAAHTDEYVAKPGHSEHQLGLAVDLTSFSEKCKARFSDCALDPKTADWLAAHAHEYGFILRYPKGKEKITGIANEAWHFRYVGKDLASLIHESGLTFDEVYQNMVKLRDNASVAKSSAS, from the coding sequence ATGAAGCACGGGGTGGGACGCGCAGTCGTGGCCATGGTTTTGGCGGCCTGGACGACACTGACACTACTGATGATCAATGGCGGCACGCAGCTCGTCAACCAAACGTCGGCGTCAGTCGCTAATTCGCCGCTGTATAATTTTCAGCCAGTCACCATCCGTCTTGACCGGACCAATCGCGACTTGACCTTTCCGTCGTGGAAATATTTACAGACCAGGAAAATCTGGTCGTACGTTTCGGGCAAGCAGGGCATCGACCCAGCCTTTGAGCCGCCGCTGACTGATATTACTGATGGTACGCCGAGCTGGATAGAGGATAAGCGCGTGCAACCGATGGTCAAAGAACCGCTAGAACAACTACGTCAGGCCGCAGCCACGGCCAAGCTACCGGTCCTCGTCTCTAGCGCCTACCGCTCCGGCACCGCCCAAGCCAAAGTCCGCACTGAAACCACCGCCAAAAACGGCGCCGCCCACACCGACGAATATGTCGCCAAGCCTGGCCACAGTGAGCATCAGCTGGGCCTAGCGGTTGACTTAACCAGCTTTTCCGAGAAATGCAAGGCCCGCTTTAGCGACTGCGCGCTTGATCCAAAAACCGCCGACTGGCTAGCCGCCCACGCTCACGAATACGGCTTTATTCTGCGCTATCCGAAGGGCAAGGAAAAAATCACCGGTATCGCTAACGAAGCCTGGCACTTTCGCTACGTCGGAAAAGACCTGGCCAGCCTCATCCACGAATCAGGCCTGACCTTTGACGAAGTGTACCAAAACATGGTCAAATTACGCGACAATGCATCAGTTGCCAAGTCGTCTGCCTCATGA
- the xth gene encoding exodeoxyribonuclease III, whose product MRLFSWNVNGIRAVINKGEFASFLQTYDPDILCLQETKAARDQVEIDLPEYHEHFYSAAKKGYSGTAIFSKIRPLHWRDGLPLAIVERFNLTGDQYGNPADEGRIITAEFDDFWVVTCYTPNSKGDLSRLKLRHEQWDPAVLAYLEELELVKPVLYCGDMNVAHQEIDLANPKPNVGKHGFTDEEREGFQNYLDAGFTDTFRAAFPDKTEAYTWWTHWANARARNVGWRIDYWLASREIAGRVKNPQIHPEQMGSDHCPVSIEVEV is encoded by the coding sequence ATGCGATTATTTTCCTGGAACGTCAATGGCATCCGCGCCGTCATCAATAAGGGTGAGTTTGCCAGCTTCCTGCAAACCTACGATCCGGATATCTTATGCCTGCAAGAAACCAAGGCTGCCCGCGACCAGGTAGAAATTGATCTGCCAGAGTATCACGAGCATTTCTATTCAGCCGCCAAAAAGGGCTATTCCGGTACGGCAATTTTCTCGAAAATCCGGCCGCTGCACTGGCGCGACGGGCTGCCGCTAGCTATCGTCGAGCGGTTCAATTTGACCGGCGATCAGTATGGCAATCCGGCGGACGAGGGGCGTATCATCACTGCCGAATTCGACGATTTTTGGGTGGTGACCTGCTACACGCCAAATTCGAAAGGGGATTTGAGCCGGCTGAAATTACGTCATGAACAATGGGATCCGGCAGTGCTGGCCTATCTGGAGGAATTGGAGCTAGTCAAGCCAGTACTATACTGCGGCGATATGAACGTGGCGCATCAAGAAATTGACCTGGCAAATCCAAAGCCTAATGTCGGCAAGCACGGCTTCACTGACGAGGAGCGGGAAGGCTTTCAGAATTACCTAGACGCTGGATTCACTGACACCTTCCGGGCGGCTTTTCCTGACAAGACCGAAGCTTACACCTGGTGGACGCACTGGGCCAACGCCCGGGCGCGCAACGTCGGCTGGCGGATCGACTATTGGCTGGCGTCGCGCGAAATCGCCGGGCGCGTCAAAAATCCACAAATCCACCCCGAACAAATGGGCAGCGATCACTGCCCAGTGAGTATTGAGGTTGAGGTATGA
- a CDS encoding DUF4367 domain-containing protein, with the protein MNKQIIHKTVHKTAGQKSTTLSRRHVAAPSHAKRRLASRLDITRDTSVPMSVHVNKFAPSVPSVQLQPIKRDRPAEPHPTVVRAQARAAEQPHRTTRTATRRSPATPHHHSTRIVKPNQAPAKQHPVTLAPKPAAVLKNEAITEALQRAATPQKAPRRSKKPKSRIGRWLQIASVGLAIMLIGGYFTYLGMPNISTRIAAIQSGVNAKYPGYRPTGYALSGPITFKSGEVRMKFAYADGGQSYTITQQKSSLNSAALKETLTAEGGDVQTTTADGLTIYSTNRTASWINGGVLYQISLGGALSNEQVTKIATSL; encoded by the coding sequence ATGAACAAACAAATCATCCATAAAACCGTCCATAAAACTGCCGGCCAAAAATCAACGACGCTCAGTCGCCGCCACGTCGCCGCACCATCGCACGCCAAGCGTCGCCTGGCCAGTCGCCTCGACATCACGCGCGACACCTCCGTCCCGATGAGTGTTCATGTCAATAAATTTGCGCCGAGCGTGCCGAGTGTCCAGCTGCAGCCAATCAAGCGTGATCGTCCCGCCGAACCACATCCAACCGTCGTGCGCGCTCAAGCTCGTGCTGCCGAGCAGCCTCATCGGACCACCCGAACTGCAACTCGCCGCAGTCCAGCCACGCCGCATCATCACTCAACTCGTATCGTTAAACCAAACCAAGCTCCAGCCAAGCAGCATCCAGTAACCCTCGCACCCAAGCCAGCCGCCGTTCTCAAAAATGAAGCCATCACCGAAGCCCTACAGCGTGCAGCTACTCCACAAAAAGCGCCGCGCCGCAGCAAAAAACCAAAGAGCCGCATCGGTCGCTGGCTGCAAATCGCCTCCGTCGGCCTGGCTATCATGCTGATCGGCGGTTATTTCACCTACCTCGGTATGCCCAACATCTCCACCCGCATCGCCGCCATCCAATCTGGTGTTAACGCCAAATACCCCGGCTATCGACCGACTGGCTATGCCCTCAGCGGCCCAATTACCTTCAAGAGCGGGGAAGTCCGCATGAAATTTGCTTACGCTGACGGCGGCCAATCCTACACCATCACCCAGCAAAAAAGTTCGCTCAATTCCGCCGCCCTCAAGGAAACCCTGACCGCCGAGGGCGGCGACGTCCAGACCACCACTGCCGACGGCCTGACTATTTATAGCACCAACCGAACAGCCAGCTGGATCAATGGCGGCGTCCTCTACCAGATCTCCCTCGGCGGAGCCTTGTCAAATGAGCAGGTCACCAAAATCGCCACTAGTTTATAA
- a CDS encoding D-alanyl-D-alanine carboxypeptidase family protein: MKIAKRSGKRNLLIGLGAVLIIASSAVVTYFTLRHFSPPHAATQQPISKEQPAPTPKEKAPDSQKPPVPAAPGLALPNATPIPARIVNNADDADLWKIANKSRAFANPRYQPSDLRPVSVPTLPGRGQDERSLRAVLMPDLERLVAAARAAGVTLRVGSGYRSYATQASLFASYVRRHGEAAASRFSSRPGHSEHQSGLAVDFAGADQTCWVDDCFERTAAGKWLAAHAHEYGFILRYPKGKESITGYQYEPWHFRYVGRELAGALHQSGLTMEEAWSYIEEAMTKLKQRGTQ; encoded by the coding sequence ATGAAAATCGCCAAACGCTCAGGAAAACGTAATCTGCTCATCGGCCTGGGCGCCGTGCTGATCATCGCCAGTAGCGCTGTAGTGACTTATTTCACCCTCCGTCACTTCAGCCCGCCGCACGCCGCCACCCAGCAGCCAATTAGCAAAGAGCAGCCCGCGCCAACGCCCAAAGAAAAAGCTCCCGACAGCCAGAAACCTCCAGTGCCAGCTGCGCCGGGCCTTGCTCTGCCAAACGCTACGCCGATCCCCGCCCGCATTGTCAACAACGCTGATGACGCTGATCTCTGGAAAATTGCTAACAAATCTCGAGCCTTCGCCAATCCTCGTTACCAGCCCAGCGACCTCCGCCCAGTCAGCGTGCCGACATTACCCGGCCGCGGTCAGGATGAGCGCTCGCTCCGCGCTGTGCTCATGCCTGATCTCGAAAGGTTAGTCGCTGCTGCCCGCGCCGCTGGCGTCACCCTCCGCGTCGGCTCGGGCTACCGCAGTTACGCCACCCAAGCCTCACTCTTTGCCAGCTACGTCCGCCGGCACGGCGAGGCCGCAGCCAGCCGCTTTAGCTCCCGCCCCGGACACAGCGAGCACCAATCAGGCCTGGCGGTTGACTTCGCTGGCGCCGACCAAACCTGTTGGGTAGATGATTGTTTCGAACGAACCGCCGCTGGCAAATGGCTCGCCGCCCACGCCCACGAATACGGTTTTATTCTGCGCTATCCGAAGGGTAAGGAATCGATTACCGGCTATCAGTACGAGCCATGGCATTTTCGCTACGTTGGGCGGGAACTAGCGGGCGCTCTGCATCAGTCGGGCTTGACGATGGAGGAGGCTTGGTCGTATATTGAAGAGGCAATGACCAAACTCAAACAGCGAGGAACACAATAA
- a CDS encoding HAD-IB family hydrolase, giving the protein MKQQKFAVFDIDGTLIRGGLYRQLVLGLIDAGAIPEVHASIIQQKLLSWKRRESKDAYDEYELSLVNAISRSLADIPTAVFDEVVSSIVERELDHVYTYTRHRLRELKQAGYFLIAISGSQQELVEPFAKKYGFDAWAAQTYERRGNTFTGIIATKTYTNKDKILQRIINKHGLTLTGSYAFGDSEGDRHLLAMVEHPVVFNPTEKLLEIAKTNGWPIVLERKSVVFELEKGERGYLLAQAGKI; this is encoded by the coding sequence ATGAAGCAGCAGAAATTCGCAGTTTTTGACATCGACGGCACGCTCATTCGCGGCGGGCTGTACCGGCAATTGGTGCTCGGGCTGATTGATGCTGGCGCCATCCCCGAAGTCCACGCGTCGATTATCCAGCAGAAACTGCTCAGCTGGAAGCGGCGAGAGTCAAAAGACGCCTACGACGAGTACGAACTGAGTTTGGTCAATGCCATCTCTCGTTCGCTGGCTGACATCCCGACCGCAGTGTTTGACGAGGTGGTAAGTAGCATTGTCGAGAGGGAGCTCGACCACGTTTACACCTACACGCGGCATCGCCTGCGCGAGCTAAAGCAGGCGGGCTATTTTCTGATCGCTATCTCTGGTTCGCAGCAAGAGTTAGTCGAGCCATTTGCTAAAAAGTACGGCTTTGATGCCTGGGCGGCTCAGACTTACGAACGGCGTGGCAACACTTTTACCGGCATAATTGCCACCAAAACATATACCAATAAAGATAAAATCCTCCAAAGAATCATCAATAAGCACGGGCTAACGCTCACTGGTAGTTATGCCTTTGGTGACAGCGAAGGCGATCGGCACCTCCTGGCGATGGTTGAACATCCCGTCGTGTTTAATCCGACGGAAAAGCTGCTTGAAATTGCCAAAACCAACGGCTGGCCAATTGTGCTAGAGCGTAAAAGCGTGGTGTTTGAACTCGAGAAAGGCGAACGTGGATACCTTTTGGCGCAAGCAGGAAAAATCTAA